AAAAATTTTAGATTCTCAAGGACCGTCAGTTCCTCGTACAACGAGAACCGCTGCGGAAGGTAGCCGATGCAGGAACGGGCCTGCTCGACTTGCTTGGGGATCGGCCAACCGGCTGCGGCGATCCTTCCCGAGGTGGGTGCGACCGCCCCGCACAGCAGGCGCATCAGCGTGGTTTTGCCGGCGCCGTCCGGGCCGACCAAGCCGTAAATTTCGCCCGCCGCCACGCGCAGGGTGACGCCGTCGACGGCCCGCGTTCCGCCGAAGGCCTTGACGACGTTTTCCGCTTCGATCGCGTTTTTTTTCTCTGCGTCTGTCATTTGCTTGCGTATCCATCCCCCCTCTCCCATCCCCCCTGCCCGTTATACGGGCAGGGGGGATGGGAGAGGGGGGATGGGGCGGCGTCCGCTTATTCGCCGAAGGTCACATCCGCCGGCATCCCGGGTTTGAGGTCCGATCCCGAGCCGGTTACGGTGATTTCCACAGCGAAGACCGTCGTCCGGCGGCCTTCTTCGGTCTGGACATTGCGCGGCGTGAACTGCGCCCGATCGGCGATGCGGGTCACCGAACCGGAAAAGGTCCGTCCGGGGAAAGAATCGACCGCGATCGCGACGGTCCCGCCCAGCCGGATCTCGCCGTAGCGGTCCTCCGGGATGTAGACGGTGATGGTCAGGCGGTCGAGCCGGCCGAGAATCAGCGCGGTGGAGCCGGCGGCGGCGATCTCGCCCGGTTCGACGCTGCGAACGATTACGGTGCCGTCCGAGGGGGCGGTCACGGTCAGCTTGCCGATCTGCGCGTCGATCGAATCGAGCTGGGCCTGCGCTTGGGCAACGGCCTGCTCCGCCTGCGCCACGGCCGCTTCGGCCTGTTGAACGGCGGCCGCGGCGAGTTTCACGGCGTACGAATCCTCGCCGGTGTGCAGCCGGGCGAGCCGCTCGAGGGCGGCCAAGTAGCGTTCCTCCGCCGCGCGGAGACGGGCCCGGGCTTCGATCAGCGTCCGTCCTTGCTCGGTTTGGAGCGATTCGTCGTAAGCTTGCTGGGCGCTTTCCAGATCGTCCCGTGCGGAGTCGAACTGCTCCTGGGCGGCGTCGATCAGATCGGAATCCCCGGCGGCTCTCGCCTTGGCGAGCGCGTCCTGACTCGTGAGGTACGCCGCGCGCGCCTGCGCCAGGCGCTGTTCGGCGGCGAGGATCCCGGCGTAATCCGGATCATTCATCAGGCGCTGCAGGTTTTCGCGCTCGGTCTCGAGGGCCTTGCCGGCGGCTTCCACCTCCGCTTCCATCGCGGCAATCTGTTCTTGCTTGGTGAAATACCAGGCCGGCAGTTCGAACTCCGGCGGCTGGTAACCCGCGGGCGATGGCGTGCACGAAGGCGATTCAGCCAGCCGGGCGGCCTCCAGAATTTGTTGATATTGGATCTGCGCGGTTGTCGAAGCGGCGCGGGCGGTTTCCAGCCCGGCCTGGGCGGCGGCCCGGCCGGCTTCCGCCTGAGTGCGCTGGGCTTGAAGCAGCGTGCCGTCCAGCCGGAACAGCGCTTGGCCGGCGGCGACGGTCTCCCCCTGGTCGACCATTACCTCGGCGACCTTGCCGGAAAATTCCGGCGAGATGACCACCTCCACCGCCTCGACGGTTCCGGAAGCGGTGATCGGGCCGCGGGTTTGGGACCCGTTGCGGGAAACAAAATACCAGGCGGCGGCGGCTCCGGCCAGGAGCACGACGGCCGCCGCCGGGAGCAGGCGACGCAGGTTTGCTTTCATGGCTGCACCTCTTGAATCCATTTTAGATTGCCGAATCCTCCCCGGCCTTCGGTTGCCGGAGATGGGAAGCGGTTAATCCAACCGCTTGCGGAACCTCAGCGCGGCGATTCCCATGATCACCACGCCGAATGCCGCGAGGGCGACGATCTCCCGGGAAAAAGCTTCGATGCCGACCCCTTTGAGCATCAGCGAGCGGATGATGACCAGATAGTAGCGGAGGGGGGTCAGATGGGAAATGATCTGCAGCGCGGGGGGCATGGCTTCCAGCGGGAAGAAGAAGCCCGAGAGGAAGATGCTGGGCAGGAGGGTCATCCAGACGGTCAGCATAGCCTCCTGCTGGGTGTTGGCCAAGGTCGAAGCGAGAATTCCAATCCCCAGGCTCGACAGCAGAAACAATCCCGAAAGCAGGGCGATCAACACGAGATCGCCGCGCACCGGAACGCCGAACCACCAATGGCCGAGGGCGATCACCTCAAAGGTGTTCAGGAACGACAGCAGCACGTACGGCAGGAGTTTGCCGATGATGAGTTCCAGCGGGCGGATCGGGGTGACGATCAGCTGTTCGATCGTGCCGCGTTCCCGTTCGCGGACGATGGCGGTGGCGGTGAGGATCGAGGTCAGGGCCTGCAAAATCACACCGATCACCCCGGGAATGGAGAAGTAGGCGCTGACCAAATCCGGGTTGTACCAGACCTGGGTGAGCACTTCGAGCGGCGCCTCGACGGCCGCGACGGAGCCGCGGCGGGCCATGCGTTCGGCCAGGACGGAGGCGGCGTGGGCTTGGCCGATCATTTGGGCGGCCGAGAGGGCGGTCGAAGCGACGGTCGGATCCGAGCCATCGAAGACGAAGGCGATCTGGGCTTTTGCGCCGCCGGAGATCAACTCCCCGTACCCGGCGGGGATGATCACCCCGGCGCGGGCGATCCCGCCGTCGATCATCGCCCGCAATCCTTCCTCCGAATCCGCGTCGCCGATCAGGCGGAAATAATCCGCCGCCCGGTAGGCGTCGAGCAGCGCGCGGGATTGGGGGCTGCGGTCCTGGTCGAGGACGATCAGCGGCACGTTGCGGACGTCGTTGGTGGCGGCGTACCCGAGCAGGAGCATGTTCATGATCGGGATCGCGATCACCAGCACCAGCGTGCGCGGATCGCGGCGGATTTGGAGGAATTCCTTGCGGATCAGAGCCAGCAGGCGCGGGAGGGACATGCTCACACGGCTCCTGCAGGGGCCGGCGCCAGCACCCCGTGAAGGTAGATTTCGATGAAATCGTCCAGGCAATCGGTCCGCATGGATTTGGGGAGGAACTTCCAGATCATGATTTCCGATACGTAGTAGGAAATGAACAGGCCGCCGAACGAGCGGATCAGGACGGGCAGAGGGATCGGCCGCAGGCTGCCCTGCTTGCGGGTCACCGACCGGGTGAATTCCACGAGGCGGGGGATGAAATCGGAAAACAGCGCCGGGATGTGGCGGCTGTCGAATTCGACGATTTCGATCAGCATCAGGCGGAGAAAGCCCGGCTCCCGGTCCAGGACCTGGAGGATCCGCCGCGCGGCCTGGCGCAGAAAATCCTCGACCGTATCGCCCCGGACCTCGGCCAGGGCGGGGAGGATGTGGGTGTAGGGGTGGTGCTCGTGCAGGACGGCGACGAACAGGTCGTCCTTGTTTTTAAAGTGGTTGTAGGCCGCGGCGACGCTTAATTTTGCCCGGGCGGCGATGTCGCGCATGCTTGTCGCATGGTAGCCCCGCTTGAGGAACACCGCATACGCCGCCCGGAGGATGGCGCCGCGGGTCTCCGCTGGTTTGACGTCCCTTTTCCTGGCCATGGATTCCTCCAAGAAATAAACGAACGTTCATTCATTATAGGACGAACGGGATTTGTGTCAAGAGGGGCATGGATATTGGCGGGCCAATAAGAGCAATCCCATGCTTCTGGATCGTCGTCCCGATCCAAGCTCATGACAGGCGGCCGCCCTTGCCCATCCGCCGGCCTCGCGGAATACTCCGGTTCCCGGTTGTTGGGAACCGGAGTGTCTGTGAAGCGGAATATTCATGGCGGGAATGCGGCCGTTGCATCCCTGGATCCCGGCTTGGAACTCGCCGGGATGACGAACCAATTCCTGCATGGGTTTCTCCAAAAACGCCGTCCTCTCGGTTAATGGACGGCCGCGGGCGGACCGAATCACAAAAAAAGAGCAGAAGCGGGGATTTCCAACGCGGGGCGATTAATTCGGAGTCACACGCAGGATCGTAATTGCTCCGGAGGAAAAGACTTGCGGCTGTAGGCCGTCCGCGGAGGCGCCGCAGGAGGGTTGATCCCCCGGACAGAGGACATACTCCACCCGCCGATCGGCGAGAATGCGCGACCGGACCGCCGGATCCGCGGTTTGGTAGAACGCCTCCACGTCCCGCAGCGCCCGGACGGCGTCGGGAGTCTCCATCGGATGGCCGTAGACCACGCGCACGCCGGCCAAACCGGGCAGCCATTTGCCGAGCTCGGGGGGAGCCAAGACGACCGACCCGCCTGCGTTGGCGTTCAACCAATCCGCAGCGGCGGCTTCGTCGCGGCTGAGGAACAGCGCCGGGTTGCGGGCAAGCCCCGCGGCCAGGAGCGCCAACAGGAAAACCAGGTTGGTTATCAGCAGGGGAACGCCGGCGGCCAGCAAGCGTCCGCGGGATAGGGAGGGGCGGAAAACCCAAGCTTCGAGCTTCGGGGCGGCCAGCGCCGCCAGGGGGATCCACATCCCCAGCATCAGCCGCCGCTGGAGGGAAAACGGCGCGTAGAGGAGGAGGAGGTTGACCGCGAACCACACAATCAGCAGGAAGCGCTTCTCATCGATCGACCGGAGTTGCTCCCGCCACGGCGCCCTGATCCGCAGCCTGTCCGCCAAGGAAACCAAAACGGCCGCGCCGGGCAGGCCGAGGGAAAGCGCGATGTCCCACACCGGCGGCGTGGGCGTTTGGTTTTGCGAGAACCAGTCCGCAAAGGCGGGCAACGCTCGAAGGATCCAGAAATCGTACAGAATCCAAGGAAGAATCCCCGCCGCCGCGGCGGATATTCCCGCCAGGGACCCGTCCGGAAAACGGCCGCGGGTCAGGCGCATCCATGCCGCCCAAACCGCGAGCGCGAACCCAAGCGGAAGAAAGGCGAACGGCTGGATTGCGCCCAGCGACGTTCCGCAGAGAAAAACCAAGGCCAGCGAAAGCGGAGATTGGCGCCGGGCCGGCAGGGCGATCCGCATCGCCAGCAGCAGAACCAGCGCCGTTGCCAGCGGGAAATGCGCGCTCGTAAACATCCCCAGGAAGGGAATGTATTCCGCCACCCATAAGTCGGCGGTGAAGGATCCGAAGACTACGGCGAGGAAGCCCAGACCCGATCCGAAGCCCGTGATCAGCCAGGCGGCGGCACGGGCGCGCGGGGAGAATCCGATCCGGCCGAAGAATTCCCAGGCCGCGGTCAGGAAAAAAACGCCTCCCAGGATCCGCGCCGCGTGCCACACGACGATCAGCGGCAACCCCAGCAGGCGTGCGCAGTGGCCGAGGAAAAGGTAGAAGGAGAAGATCAGCGCGCCCGGGCCGGGATCCTCGGTGAAGGCCAGCGTGTAGAGGTATTGTCCGTCGTACCCCTGGCGCATCTTCGCCAGGTAGGAAGCGGCGTCGTAGGGATTGAACAGGAATCCGGAAAAGCGCATGTCGCCGGCGGAGGCGTACGCGGCTGCATAGGGGATCAACGTGAGCAGGGCGAAGAGAAGCGAAATTCCGATGATCGGCCAACGGGATCGCATGCGTGTCCCTCCCCGGCGCGGGTCAACGCATCCGCGCGGCTCGCCATCGGCGGCGGAGGGCGTCGCGCCCCCAATCCGCCAGGTCGCGCGGCCGGAGCGTCATGCGGAACAGATCCCGGTAGGATTCGTCGCCGGTGAGCATGCCCCAGATCGTCCGCGCCAGGATCTTTTTCTGCTCCGGCCGCCGCTCGTCGAGCCGCAGACTGTAGAGGAAGGCGGAGGCGAGGCGGGTGTTTTTCATGATCGTGTTGCTGATTCCGAACAACAATTCACCGTAGCGGTTGTCGGCGGCGATCCGCCGCGCGCCGGGGGCGTAGCCGGATTCGAACGCCGAGGCGCTGACGCCCTCGCGGAGGGCCGCGTCCATCGCCAGCCGCGACGTGATGAAGGCCGAATGGATCCCGTCCTTGTACAGCCGGGCGACGGCCGAATCCCCCACCGCCACCCACCGGTCCCCGAAGAAGCGGCTGGCGGCTTGCAGCGGGACCCGCGGCCCGCAGCCGCAGCGGCTTTCCGGTGCGGCGGGAAGGTATTCGGAGAGCGGCTGGCGCTGGGCGCGGAAGAATTCTCCGATCGGGTCCGGCCCCAGGCCGTGCCCCAACAGCGAGACGTTGAGGTAATCCCGTTTGGGAACCAGCACCCCGAACAACAGGCCTTTGGGATCGCCGAAGAAGGCCGCCACGGTGTGGGCCGGCCAGCCGGGGGGTTTGGGGATCTCATCCTGGGCCATGATCTCGACCGGCGGCGGAACGTACCCGTACACCGGATCGAGGACCGGGCGGCTGTTGACGCCGTGGGCGACGACGACCAGGTCGGCGGCGGTCGATTCGGAATCAGTGTGCACGACGGGCCCCGCCTGCCACCCGACGGAACGCACCTGCTCCGGGACGTAGACGGCGCCGCGCGCCCGCGCTTCGGCGAGCAGGAAGGCGTCGAAGCTTTCGATCGGTTCGCCGGCGTGGATCCGCGGGCCGCGGCCGCGGTAGACGCTGAGGATCCTGCGCCCCGGCCGGGGTTGGGGCAGGCGGATGACCTTGCCGAGGATGTGGACCCGGTATTCCTCGATGGTCTCCTGGATCACCTTGGGGGGTACCTGCAGACCGATGGATTCCATCGCCAGCAGCGCGTTGGCCGAGACGATCCCGGCGCAGCCCTTGCAGCTCGCCGCCCCGCGCGCCTCGCGGACAAAGCGCGGATCAAAGATCCGCACGTCCAGGCGCCGCGAAGCCGCGCGGGCGCGTTCCAGCAGATGGATGGCGGCGAAGCAGCCGGCCGGGCCGCCGCCGATGATGCATACCCGGCTGTTCTCCTGCAACAGCATGTCCACTCCTTGGGGAGGATGATAGCATCCCGGCCGGGAAAACGAAACCCCGGGTCGGCGGCAAGGATCACCAGCGGCGGCCGGAGAGAGTCAACAACCGTCGGGGTTCGCCGCGAATGGGGCTCAGGACGCCGGAATCCACCGGCCGGGTAGTTCCTTTGAGGGAATCAAAACCGGTACGCGGTTTGGCCGTCCGCCGGCGAGAAGGTATTCGCCGGCGACCCCTTTCCACTCCGCGCCGGACCGCCAATAAGAGAGAATTTCCGCCCGCGGCGGCGGCCGGCGGATATCGGCCGCGGAACCTTGCATCAACGGCAGAAGGCAAAGGGTGACGGAATCGTAAACGAGCGCGGCGAGCGGAGGCGGCTCCACGCCGTGGCGGTTTCGGAAATCCTCGGCAAAAAAGCCGGTTGGGCCATCCGCCTCAATGCCTTGGGCGGCGGGTGAGTAGTACAGGGCGATGCGGTTGGAATGAATCCCCGGCGAAGGAAGACCTTGCGCCGCAGGGGCCGCGAGGAACAGGGCGCCGTTGTATTCCGCGGCTTCCAAATCCGCCAGAAGAACGGGGGCGTAATCCAGGTCTCCCGCAGAATAAACCAACTGTGGCGGCGCCGAGCGCAGGGGAGGGATCCAGGGGGAAGTCCGCCGGTCCGGCGAGAGCTCATATTCGGAGATGTCCAATCCAAGCTGCAAGGCGCGCAGGCGGAAACCGTCGCCGACGGCCCGGGAACGTCCTTCGGGATCCGCCAACAGGTACACCGTTGTGAAACCTTGTGCGGCGGCCCATTCGGCGTCGGCTGCGCCGTGCCGGCCGGCTTCCGGAGCCAACCATAGGAGTTCCGGCATCGGGGCGGCTTTTGGAAATGAAGCGGTTTCCGCCGGCAGGACGGCCGGAATTCCGGCCGCATGGAGGACTTCGGCGGCGGCCAAGTTGCCTGCGGTCGAGGTGTGCAGCACGGCGCACAGTGTGTCGGACCGGGCGGCGATCCGGGACACGGCGGCGGAGAGGGCTGCCGCTGAATCGGGCGCATCCACGGCGGTGAGGTCGATCCGCCAGCCGGCTTGGATCAGCGCGGAAGACATATCCTCCAGCGCCATTCCAGCGGCCAGCCGGATTCCCTCGCCGGAAGCCGCTTGCGGTCCGGTCAGGTCGGTCAGCAGGATGATCTGATGGGAACGGGTGGTTTCGCTGCAACCGGCAAGGATCCCCGCCCACAGCAGAACGAGAGCGATGGAGCGGACCGTCATCGATCGGAGACTTCCCAGTTGATGCGGTCCAGTTCCGCCAGGAGGATGTCGTTGGAGGGCAGATCCGGCGCGGAAGCGCCGTCGTATCGGTAGCGAATCCGGCTTGCGCGGTCCACGAGGACCACGCTGGGCAGCCGTCCCTTGTCGAAAATGTCCACCCGCTGCTGATAGAGTTCGGCGACGCGGTTGTCGGAATCCGAAAAACCCGGAAAGGGGAAGTTCTCCCGCTGCCAATAATCCTGGATCTGATCGGGCCGGTCGGGGTCGATGACGAGAATCACCGCCCGGCGCTTCTGGAACTCCTCGTATCCACGGCGCAGTTGGGAAAGATGACGGCGGCAGAACGGGCAGGAAAGGCCGCGGTTGAACACCAGGACCAGGTTCGCATGGCCGTGGAAGGTGGACAGGGTGACTGGATACCTGTGGGTATCCACGAGTTGGAAATCCGGAGCGGAGGGAAAGGTATCAGACAAGGAACGGCCTCCCGATGCGGCGGGGACAATCCGATTATATATGCAATCCGCGGAATGCGGATTCCGCCGTCCCTCCGAGGAAAATCGTCGAGGGGCCATGATATAATTTTCTCTTACGGCGCAAGCGGTTTATTTTGACAGAATAATTTCAACCTACCATCACCGGCGTTATTGGTTCTGCCCGTCACCCCGGCGCTTGCCCTCGCGCCTGCCCTCGCGCCTCCCCTCGCGCCTGCCCTCGCGCCTGCCCTCGCGGAGCGGGGGGAGCGGGGGGAGCGGGGGGAGCGGGCGGAGCGGGGGTGCTCGAAGCCGGGGTCCGGTATTTTTCAAAGTGGCAATGGATGCCGGCTGAGATCGCCCCCGGCGAAGAACACGCCGAGGGCGGGCGCCGGCATGACGATCGCTGGCCGAGCAACGACGTTTTTCTTAATCGTTCGCAGGTGAAGAATCCCATCGGAACCGGAATGGCGGAAGGGAAGGAATGCGCGGCAAAGCGTACCTCTTGATCTTCGCCCTGTGCGCCGCCGCTTCGGCGGGGTGCGATTTCACCCTGCTCGCCCCCGCACCGGCCTTCACGCCGACCGCTACGCCCACGGACACCCCGCTCCCTACCGTCACGCCGTCGCCGACCGATACTCCATACCCTACGCGCACCGCTTCCCCCACGCCGATCCCCGGCATCGAAGAGCCGGTGCAGGTCGGAGAAGCCACCCTGCGGATCACCAAAGCCCTCCGCCGGGATGTCTACCGTTGCGGAGATACCTCCGTGGCGGTGGAAGATCCGGAATCGAAGGAATTCCTCGTTATTATATGGAATGTCGTCAAAGGGCCGCAGCTTGCCGCGGCCGAAGTGGAGGAATGGCTGCGCGACAACGACATCGATGGGATCCGGCTGGAATTTCGAAACGGCGCCGGTCAAACGTGGAGGGAGCACATCGGATACCGTTGCCCCATTCGCAACCGCAATACGTACGTGATAACCGAAATCCATACGGCTTTTCTCGTCGATCGGGATGCCGAGCGGTTTATCCTGATTCTGCCGGAAGGAGGGGAAATCCCTTTGGAATCCCTCCTGCCTTCCTGATCCTTCCTTTTTCCGAATCCCGCACATTCACCTTGGCCTAAACGCCCGCCGCGGAAGGATGCGGCCGATAGAGTACCGCCGGATCGGCGCCGGCGGGCTTCGGAGGATTTAAGCGGCGATCTTGGAGAGGCTCTCCGCGCGGCGGCAAATGGCGCGAATCAGGCCGGAAAAAATTGCGGAATGGATCGGTTTGAGAAAATGCCAATAGAGGATTCCCAGGAATCCCTTGGGCAGGTAATACGCCGTAAGCAGCAGGCGGGTTTTTCCGTTTTCGAACGGCAGGGCGAGGAACTCCAGCCAGCCCAATCCGAACATGCGCATCTCCGCGCGCAGGCGGAGCATCCGCCCTTGGTCCACCTTCTCCACCCGCCAGAAATCGATCACGTCCCCCGGGCGCACCTGATGGGGATGCCGGCGGCCGCGGATCCGTCCCACTCCGCCCGCCAGCCGGTCCAGCCAGGCGCGGAGGCGCCAAAGCCAATCCATGTAGAACCATCCCTGTTCGCCTCCAAGGGAGGTGAACACGTGGAACACTTCCTCGGGGGCGGCGGCGGCCAAACGCTGACGGTGCTCGAGGATCAGCCCTTCTTGGGATTCCAAATGGCCGGGCGGCAGGTCCCCCTGGCTGCTGGCCAGCGCGTCGGACCAGGCGGTCTCCACTTTTCCCTGTTCCATCCGCTGGATCGCACGGCGCAGAGATTCGCGGTAATGCATCAGCGGCAGACGACCGAAGACTCCTTCGGCCGTGTGCGTGTTCACCACCGCCGGCCGGCGGAGGCTTTCGATCCGGGTGCGGGCAAGCTCGTCCGGGATGGGCGTCATCCAGTGCACCCACTGCGCAGAAATCCAAGGCAGGTGCGCGGGCAGGGGGATCATCCAGCGCCGCTCGCCGCGTTCCTGCGCGTAGGCGCGCATCATTTGGAGCAGGGTGGTCACCTCCGGCCCGCCGATTTCGATCACCTTGCCCCGCGCGGTCGGCGTGCAGACGGCTAGCAGCAGGTATCCCAAAAGGTCGCGGATGGCGATCGGCTGAATGGGGGTGAAGAGCCACTTCGGACAGAGGATCACCGGCGAGCGCTCGGTGATGTAGCGGACGATTTCGAACAGCACGCTGCCGCTGCCCACCACCGGCCCGGAGCGGAACTCGGTAAGGGGGACGCCGGACCGCCGCAGCGCGCCGGCGGTCCGGCGCTGGGAGGCGAGTAAGCCGGAGCGGTCGCCGGTTTCATCGCCCAACCCGCCGAGGAAAATGATCTGACGGATTTGGGCCGCGCGGGCCGCCTCCGCAAACCGCTCCGCCACGGCAAGGTTGCGCTCGAGGAACGCGGTTCCCCCGCGCTGGGAATGGAGCAGGAAAAACGCGGCGTCGACGCCGCGCATGGCCTCCGTCAGGGGCGCCCTTTCCCGCGCGTCGCCGGCGGCGACGTCGACCTTGCCGATCCACGGCCGGCCGGCTAGGCGGTCCCGATCGCGGACCAGGACCCGCACGCGGTAGCCGGCCTCCAGCAGGCGCGGCGCCAGGCGGCCGCCGATGTAGCCGGTGACGCCGGTGACGAGGATGCGCGGAGTTTTTTCCTCCATCACGGATTCATCGTCCGAGGGAATCATGGATCACCGCTTCGCCGCCGCTTCGCCGGCCGAATCCAAGCGCGCTATTTCTTCCGGCTCCAGCCGCCACCGCAACGCGCCGATCACATCCTCCGCCTGGCGCCGATTCTTCACCCCGGGAATGGGAATCGCGCCCTTGCCGATGCCCCAGTTCAGCGCCACCTGGGTGAGGGAGGCGCCGCCGTGCGCTTGGCCGATCTCGCGCATGGCGAACAGCAGCGGCTGGACCCGGAGCAGGTACTCGCGGGGAAACCGAAAGCGACGGAACCCCGACGGAGGATCCTGGGCGGAGTACCTTCCGCTGAGAATTCCCTGCATCAGCGGGCTGTAGGCGATGACGGCGATCCCGCGCTCGCGGCAGAGGGAAATCAGGCCGCTGCGTTCCGGCGCGCGTTCCAGCAGGCTGTACGCGATCTGATTCGAAGCCAGGGGGATTCCGCGCCGGGCGAGGGCTTCGTATGCCGCCCGGGTGCGCCGGGCGTCATAATTCGAGACCCCCGCCGCAAGGATCAGGCCGGATTGAACCGCGTCGGCGAGCGCGTCCATCCAGACCGGGATGGGAACCGGGGGAAGGGGTCCGTGTATCTGGTACAGGTCGATGCGATCCAGTCCGAGCCGCCGCAGACTGCCGCGCAAGGCGCGGAGCAGGCTGCCCTTGCCCAGCCGGTGCGGAAAAGGGAAGAACTTGGAGGCGACGACCGCCCGGCGGTTCCCTTGGGCGAGGAACTTCCCGAGCAAGGTTTCCGATTTTCCGAGCCCGTACACTTCGGCGGTGTCGAAGAAGCCGATTCCCGCCTGCAGGCAGGCATCGAAGGCGGCGCGGATATCTGCTTCGTGATAGCCTTGCTCATACCCCCAGAACATCTTGTCGCCCCATGCCCAGGTTCCGATCCCGAGCGGCGGAACCCTTAGGGTTGTCTGTCCAAGGGGAAGGACTGGCGGATTCATGGATTTCTTATTATATAACCGTCGCGCCGGCACACGGGGGCGGCCGGTTCCCGGGGGTGGGGATGGGCCGGGGATTAAATGGTAAACTCAGCGCGGAGGGCGGAGATGTCTCTGGGAAACGTCGCCATCATCAGTTCCGGAGAAACCTCGCCAAGCGGGGGGATTGTCTACCGAAAATTATTCTCGTCCACGCCGCACGGCCTCCGAATCGCCATCCTGGAGACTCCGGCGGGTTTTGAACTCAACTCCGCCCGGGTAGCCGGGCGGGTGGGGGATTACATTACGCTGCGGGCGGGCGAGTTTTCACCGCGGGTCGACGTCATCCCGGCGCGCAGGAAAGGGACGGCGTTCAGCCCGGACGCGCCCGAAATCCTGCAGCCGCTGGCGCATGCCGATTGGATTTACCTGGGAGCTGGAAGCCCGACCTACGCCGTGCGGCAGCTGCGCGGCAGCCTGGCATGGAGGCAATTGCTCGCCTGTTGGCAGCAAGGAGCCGGTTTGGTGCTGGCCAGCGCCGCCGCGCTGGCTGTCGGCGCCTTCACCCTCCCGGTCTATGAAATCTTTAAAGTCGGGGAGGATCCCGAATGGAAGCCGGGGCTGGACCTGTTCGCCGGATTGGGGTGGAAGCTGGCGGTTGTCTCGCATTGGAACAACACCGACGGCGGGGAAGAGCTGGACACCAGCCGATGCTTTATCGGGCGCGAACGGTTCGACGTGATGCTGGGTATGCTCCCCCCGGAGGCGGCGGTTCTCGGATTGGACGAGCACACGGCGGCGATCCTGAATTGGGAGTCGGGCCGGGCCAGCGTGGAAGGAAGGGGGGC
This region of Anaerolineales bacterium genomic DNA includes:
- a CDS encoding aldo/keto reductase, encoding MNPPVLPLGQTTLRVPPLGIGTWAWGDKMFWGYEQGYHEADIRAAFDACLQAGIGFFDTAEVYGLGKSETLLGKFLAQGNRRAVVASKFFPFPHRLGKGSLLRALRGSLRRLGLDRIDLYQIHGPLPPVPIPVWMDALADAVQSGLILAAGVSNYDARRTRAAYEALARRGIPLASNQIAYSLLERAPERSGLISLCRERGIAVIAYSPLMQGILSGRYSAQDPPSGFRRFRFPREYLLRVQPLLFAMREIGQAHGGASLTQVALNWGIGKGAIPIPGVKNRRQAEDVIGALRWRLEPEEIARLDSAGEAAAKR